In Flammeovirgaceae bacterium 311, one DNA window encodes the following:
- a CDS encoding alcohol dehydrogenase (COG0604 NADPH:quinone reductase and related Zn-dependent oxidoreductases) translates to MNRMKAFTKTKYGGPEVLRLEEVEKPSLKKDDYILIKVMANSANPADWHILRGKPFFARFSSGLFKPKDNIPGADFAGIVERAGSNATHFKAGDSVFGESLKGGAFAEYISLPASVCALMPEGIDFSTMASVPIAGLTALQGLIKHGQLKEGESVLINGSSGGVGHFAVQIAKAYGATVTAVCSGRNIDFVKMLGADYVIPYDQVNIHQHDGKYDLIVDTHGNLSHNDYRRMGKRGVMVGFTTMGHMMSVLLKRVFNKFPLVQFTAEANTQDLETLASLIESRKIKVHIDKTYPYEEIPAAIHYIEAMRTKGKVAMVWKDINDQNYMDQKATGAASFL, encoded by the coding sequence ATGAACAGGATGAAAGCTTTTACAAAAACAAAATATGGAGGACCAGAGGTACTCCGATTGGAAGAGGTGGAAAAGCCCTCTTTGAAGAAGGATGATTACATCCTGATTAAAGTGATGGCCAATTCAGCCAATCCTGCTGACTGGCATATTCTTCGGGGAAAACCTTTTTTCGCTCGCTTTTCTTCCGGATTGTTCAAACCCAAAGATAATATTCCGGGAGCCGATTTTGCAGGCATTGTGGAAAGAGCAGGAAGCAACGCAACGCACTTTAAGGCTGGAGACAGCGTGTTTGGTGAGTCACTCAAGGGAGGAGCTTTTGCTGAATATATTAGTTTGCCGGCAAGTGTTTGCGCCCTCATGCCGGAAGGAATAGATTTTTCCACCATGGCAAGCGTACCCATTGCCGGGTTAACGGCATTGCAGGGGCTCATCAAACATGGACAACTCAAAGAAGGAGAATCAGTTTTGATAAACGGTTCCTCTGGTGGTGTTGGGCATTTTGCTGTTCAAATTGCAAAAGCGTATGGCGCTACAGTAACCGCTGTCTGCTCTGGCAGAAACATTGACTTTGTAAAGATGCTAGGCGCAGACTATGTGATTCCATACGATCAGGTAAACATCCATCAACATGATGGGAAATACGACCTTATTGTAGATACCCACGGTAATCTTTCCCATAATGACTACAGACGCATGGGGAAGCGAGGCGTTATGGTAGGGTTTACAACCATGGGCCACATGATGTCTGTGCTTTTAAAAAGAGTATTTAACAAATTTCCTTTGGTTCAATTTACTGCTGAAGCCAACACACAGGACCTGGAAACATTGGCGTCACTTATTGAAAGCAGGAAAATTAAAGTACACATAGACAAGACATACCCCTATGAGGAAATTCCGGCGGCCATCCATTATATAGAAGCCATGCGTACAAAAGGAAAAGTGGCAATGGTTTGGAAAGACATTAACGACCAAAATTATATGGACCAGAAAGCAACAGGCGCGGCCTCATTTCTGTAG